A genomic region of Lysinibacillus sp. 2017 contains the following coding sequences:
- a CDS encoding D-alanyl-D-alanine carboxypeptidase family protein, with product MSLLLIPILLLSMLAMAPATTNAAETDLGLTVDASILIDADSGKILYEQNASSPLGIASMTKMMTEYLLLDAIDEGTITWDQQYRVTEYTHKISHNRALSNVPLRADGTYSIRELYEAMAIYSANAATIAIAETIAGTEKEFLKLMDKKAEELGLKDYKFVNSTGLNNADLQGMHPAGTGESDENVMPARSVAKLAYHLLKDHPEMLETAKITKKVFREGTDDAINMSNWNFMLPGLVYAYEGVDGLKTGTTDFAGHSFTGTAKRGDTRLIAVVMRAVDSKGVGSYKARFDAAAKLFDYGFGQFTKQEILPANYTFEKQKTIAVKKGKEDAVKIAAKEPISIMVKSSEKDLYIPKLALEVDELEAGVKADQVVGKVIVERTEGTDYGYIDGSEISTDVVTTEAVERAGKMSLFFQGIGNFFGNLWSGVFGFVGSTIK from the coding sequence ATGAGTCTTTTACTGATTCCAATATTATTACTTAGCATGTTGGCGATGGCACCTGCTACAACAAATGCAGCGGAAACAGATCTAGGCTTAACAGTAGATGCTTCGATTTTAATTGATGCAGATTCAGGGAAAATTTTATATGAACAAAACGCTAGTTCACCTCTAGGGATTGCTAGTATGACAAAAATGATGACCGAGTACTTACTATTAGATGCAATTGATGAGGGTACTATAACATGGGATCAACAATACCGTGTTACAGAGTACACACATAAAATTTCACATAATCGTGCTTTAAGTAATGTGCCACTACGTGCAGATGGTACATACTCGATTAGAGAGTTATATGAAGCAATGGCAATTTATTCGGCAAATGCAGCGACTATTGCGATTGCAGAAACAATTGCAGGCACGGAAAAAGAGTTTTTAAAATTAATGGATAAAAAAGCGGAAGAGCTTGGCTTAAAGGATTATAAATTTGTCAACTCAACTGGTTTAAATAATGCAGACTTACAAGGTATGCATCCTGCTGGTACTGGTGAAAGTGATGAAAATGTTATGCCTGCACGTTCAGTTGCAAAATTAGCCTATCACTTATTAAAAGATCACCCTGAAATGTTAGAAACAGCAAAAATCACGAAAAAAGTTTTCCGTGAAGGTACAGATGATGCCATTAATATGTCAAACTGGAACTTCATGTTACCAGGTCTTGTTTATGCATATGAGGGTGTGGACGGATTAAAAACAGGTACAACGGATTTTGCAGGACACTCATTTACAGGTACTGCAAAACGTGGAGATACACGTTTAATCGCAGTTGTTATGAGAGCCGTTGACTCAAAAGGTGTCGGTTCATATAAAGCACGCTTTGATGCAGCAGCAAAATTATTTGATTATGGTTTTGGACAATTTACAAAGCAAGAAATTTTACCTGCAAACTATACATTTGAAAAGCAAAAAACAATTGCTGTTAAAAAAGGTAAAGAAGATGCAGTGAAGATTGCCGCAAAAGAACCTATTTCGATTATGGTGAAATCATCGGAAAAAGATTTATACATTCCAAAATTAGCTTTAGAAGTTGATGAACTTGAAGCTGGCGTAAAAGCAGATCAAGTAGTCGGGAAAGTAATCGTTGAACGTACTGAGGGTACAGATTATGGGTATATCGATGGTTCTGAAATCTCAACGGATGTTGTCACTACTGAAGCGGTAGAGCGTGCCGGAAAAATGTCTTTATTCTTCCAAGGTATCGGGAACTTCTTTGGGAACTTATGGAGCGGTGTATTTGGCTTTGTAGGTAGTACAATTAAATAA